One window from the genome of Macrobrachium nipponense isolate FS-2020 chromosome 49, ASM1510439v2, whole genome shotgun sequence encodes:
- the LOC135205325 gene encoding beta-1,3-galactosyltransferase 5-like yields MRRGIIRILYVLGALIGLILPVSWMIAEHLETPALRERPPRRGGNSDNKTQRNTTFLRRVTVGVDINRFDFQAAFVREDNEVENKFPEENPEAFHHKQQLRYLIEEPNLCKERPDLHIISYVHSAVHKKENRQLIRDTWGNIKYYPQVRMKVIFVFGAAASKEEQKIINEESEKYHDIIQTDFVDSYKNLSYKGVSALQWVTQHCMHPQWILKSDDDMIINVFALVDYLKAYTEEEAKKNSVPDKIMCAVWWGMPVLRGKGCAKWCVSMDEWREGTYPPYCSGSAFVIPTHRAPDLYHAYYHAPFLWVDDAYISGVLAKQAGVQHKPLHSLYELNHFLIEKNLVHGNRIFCHHPGAASMREKWWPKIVLKEVHGR; encoded by the exons ATGAGAAGAG GCATAATCAGAATCCTCTACGTCTTGGGGGCGCTTATCGGTTTAATCTTGCCAGTATCGTGGATGATTGCAGAACACCTAGAGACTCCCGCCCTTCGGGAGAGACCTCCCAGACGCGGCGGCAATAGTGACAACAAGACCCAGAGAAATACAACGTTCCTGCGTCGCGTAACTGTTGGAGTAGACATCAATCGGTTCGACTTCCAG GCGGCCTTCGTACGAGAGGACAATGAGGTCGAGAATAAGTTCCCGGAGGAGAACCCCGAGGCCTTCCATCACAAACAGCAGCTTCG GTACCTGATAGAGGAGCCAAACTTGTGCAAAGAAAGGCCTGATCTGCACATCATTTCTTACGTTCATTCAGCTGTGCACAAAAAGGAAAATCGTCAGCTGATACGTGACACTTGGGGCAACATAAA ATACTACCCTCAAGTCCGCATGAAGGTCATCTTCGTCTTCGGCGCTGCGGCATCAAAGGAAGAACAGAAGATTATCAACGAGGAGAGCGAGAAATATCACGACATTATTCAGACGGATTTTGTGGATAGCTACAAGAATCTTTCTTATAAG GGCGTGTCTGCTCTGCAGTGGGTGACCCAGCATTGCATGCACCCCCAGTGGATCCTGAAGAGCGATGACGATATGATCATCAACGTCTTCGCGTTGGTGGACTACCTGAAGGCTTACACGGAGGAGGAAGCCAAGAAGAACTCCGTCCCGGACAAGATCATGTGCGCCGTCTGGTGGGGGATGCCCGTCCTGAGGGGCAAGGGCTGCGCCAAGTGGTGCGTCTCCATGGACGAGTGGAGGGAGGGGACCTACCCGCCGTATTGTTCTGGCAGCGCCTTCGTCATACCGACCCACCGAGCTCCGGACCTCTACCACGCCTACTACCACGCCCCGTTCCTGTGGGTGGATGACGCTTACATCTCAGGGGTGCTGGCGAAACAAGCCGGTGTGCAGCACAAACCCCTCCACTCTCTGTACGAGCTCAATCACTTCCTCATCGAGAAGAACCTGGTCCATGGTAACCGCATCTTCTGCCACCACCCAGGAGCGGCTTCGATGAGGGAGAAGTGGTGGCCGAAAATAGTATTGAAAGAGGTTCACGGTCGATGA